One region of Micromonospora ureilytica genomic DNA includes:
- a CDS encoding type II toxin-antitoxin system Phd/YefM family antitoxin — protein sequence MPEADHADVAWVPHVPLREAKASFSELVARADLLGEVTVLTKHGRPAAVIAPTHVGGHQALLAELWALLDRLSPPGEDPHVDDARSRQRRERPLSAPLVSPVAAVNQAGR from the coding sequence ATGCCGGAAGCTGATCATGCCGACGTGGCTTGGGTGCCGCACGTGCCGCTGCGTGAGGCGAAGGCCAGCTTTTCGGAACTCGTTGCCCGAGCAGACCTTCTGGGTGAAGTCACGGTGCTGACCAAGCACGGCCGGCCGGCGGCAGTGATCGCTCCCACTCACGTCGGCGGCCATCAGGCGTTGTTGGCCGAGCTGTGGGCCCTGCTGGATCGGCTCAGCCCGCCAGGGGAGGACCCGCACGTCGATGATGCCCGCTCACGACAGCGGCGCGAGCGTCCGTTGTCCGCACCGTTGGTCAGTCCCGTCGCCGCGGTGAATCAGGCAGGCCGGTGA
- a CDS encoding phosphatidylinositol-specific phospholipase C domain-containing protein translates to MPTTHSASAAPGPAKKPVLRWPRRSRQPRPAIALLVLTLVATTATAVAGPATPAFANDHYSTIESAAEANRDWMSRVSDDASLADLSIPGTHDTLALCGQSAGNGDCEFISTSLTQTQERHGYSAETLATQLDAGIRSIDIRVRVDRGDAGLTFTVHHGVYYQWANFTDVLTKIETFLRANPTETVLLNLKAECLGSDGSCADAEGYDSTEWRRKVFDSYLTGRYHTGNGDETRQGRAWGSLFWSNSVNGVEQTTTPSLGAVRGKIVLLGFRGPAGGIYGGYGIGQLYPAGGSYEGYVQDNFTVTQVSDIDDKWESVRTHLRKTNGVWDANRGEQTRHDHEPGSLYMNFTSGTGGLAHPYTVAGGTPTATGVNEFLIQCLRASNDRCPEFYPNRAGNFGGRQTMDRLGIVMMDFPGGKLIDEIVARNPAGRAGGSRNGGAGDPMEQHAGGDNGGTRPVVPTDHAQCRPDGMIPTAGTTTPYCRVYQGDGREWLGQGRSRRVIGYFNGSRTGADGKPSYLVKNMPWSKLTHINYAFARVENNRISVGADGPNNPATGMTWNVPGTEMDQSLPYRGHFNLLTTYKRQHPRVKTLISVGGWAESRGFYGMTTNADGTTNQAGINTFSDSVVDFLGRYGFDGVDIDFEYPTVLDDTGNPNDWSDARSRRKGLPTSYTALMKTLREKLDRASATNGRYYLLTSATSASGYLVRGMENQKALRYQDYTNLMAYDYHGSWNEVVGPNAALHDDGKDPELSDLYSTPEYQKIGYFNTDWAFHHLRGAMQAGRINIGIPYYTRGWRNVTGGSNGMWGRSVGSDCQPGTGLVRPCGGGAVGIDNIWHDRDANGGEVGAGVNPMWHAKNLERDLTPRYAKSVGLTPDSDPSDRRTGTYDRHWDATTRTAWLWNPEKKTYLSIQDTEGLDHVVDYVNRKGAGGVMMWELSGDYECPAEATTDNPCVMGYTLTNRLHERLQGAAAYGDSRGAGSSVQRPALALDVTVDLIRYPTDTASLWPLTPTVRISNNTGVTIGGGRDNVISFDLPTSTPPLIKDGNWQAGAQGGRWKVQAGHTGPNVGTGLSGAFHRVSLTLDYCQIIPAGQSLDVPIIYYIPATGPVNTTLKLGGTTFASVPEQNRGAAKVIPATGGCSAPAWDASKVYNPATQSVENISVKYAGKVWQAKWWTQGNVPGTGANSDLEPWRLIGPAS, encoded by the coding sequence ATGCCGACGACACACTCAGCATCCGCCGCACCGGGTCCGGCGAAGAAGCCGGTTCTCCGGTGGCCACGGCGCTCCCGACAGCCGAGGCCAGCGATCGCCCTGCTCGTCCTGACCCTGGTCGCGACGACCGCGACAGCTGTCGCCGGTCCGGCCACGCCCGCCTTCGCCAACGACCACTACAGCACCATCGAATCCGCCGCCGAGGCCAACCGGGACTGGATGTCACGGGTGTCGGACGACGCCAGCCTGGCCGACCTGTCCATTCCCGGCACCCACGACACCCTCGCGCTCTGCGGCCAGTCGGCGGGCAACGGCGACTGCGAATTCATCTCGACGAGCCTCACCCAGACACAGGAACGCCATGGGTACAGCGCGGAGACCCTGGCCACCCAACTGGACGCCGGCATCCGGTCGATCGACATCAGGGTCCGGGTGGACAGAGGCGACGCCGGACTGACGTTCACCGTCCACCACGGTGTCTACTACCAGTGGGCCAACTTCACCGACGTGCTCACGAAGATCGAGACGTTCCTGCGGGCGAACCCGACCGAGACGGTGCTGCTGAACCTCAAGGCCGAGTGCCTGGGCAGCGATGGAAGTTGCGCCGACGCGGAGGGCTACGACAGCACCGAGTGGCGCCGGAAGGTCTTCGACTCGTACCTCACCGGCCGCTACCACACCGGCAACGGTGACGAGACGAGGCAGGGCAGAGCCTGGGGAAGCCTGTTCTGGAGCAACTCCGTCAACGGTGTCGAGCAGACGACCACGCCGTCCCTCGGCGCCGTACGCGGGAAGATCGTCCTGCTCGGGTTCCGCGGACCGGCCGGCGGCATCTACGGCGGCTACGGCATCGGGCAGCTCTACCCCGCCGGCGGCTCCTACGAGGGCTACGTGCAGGACAACTTCACCGTCACCCAGGTCAGCGACATCGACGACAAGTGGGAGAGTGTTCGGACGCACCTGCGCAAGACCAACGGGGTGTGGGACGCCAACCGTGGCGAGCAGACCCGACACGACCACGAGCCGGGCTCGCTCTACATGAACTTCACCAGCGGCACGGGCGGCCTGGCCCATCCGTACACGGTCGCCGGTGGCACCCCGACGGCGACCGGGGTCAACGAGTTCCTCATCCAGTGCCTGCGGGCCAGCAACGACAGGTGCCCGGAGTTCTACCCGAACCGCGCGGGCAACTTCGGTGGACGCCAGACCATGGACCGGCTCGGCATCGTGATGATGGACTTCCCGGGCGGAAAGCTGATCGACGAGATCGTCGCCCGCAATCCCGCCGGCCGGGCCGGCGGCAGTCGCAACGGCGGGGCCGGCGACCCGATGGAGCAGCATGCCGGCGGTGACAACGGAGGCACCCGACCGGTGGTGCCGACCGACCATGCGCAGTGCCGCCCGGACGGCATGATCCCGACCGCCGGTACCACCACCCCCTACTGCCGGGTCTACCAGGGCGACGGCCGGGAGTGGCTCGGCCAGGGCCGGAGCCGCCGAGTGATCGGCTACTTCAACGGCAGCCGTACCGGGGCCGACGGCAAGCCCTCCTACCTGGTCAAGAACATGCCGTGGTCAAAACTGACCCACATCAACTACGCCTTCGCCCGGGTCGAGAACAACCGGATCTCGGTCGGCGCGGATGGCCCGAACAACCCGGCAACCGGCATGACCTGGAACGTTCCCGGCACCGAGATGGACCAGAGCCTGCCGTACCGGGGGCACTTCAACCTGTTGACCACCTACAAGCGTCAGCACCCCCGGGTGAAGACGCTGATCTCGGTGGGCGGCTGGGCGGAGAGCCGCGGCTTCTACGGCATGACCACCAACGCCGACGGTACGACCAACCAGGCCGGAATCAACACCTTCTCCGACTCGGTCGTCGACTTCCTCGGCCGGTACGGCTTCGACGGCGTCGACATCGACTTCGAGTACCCGACCGTGCTGGACGACACCGGCAACCCGAACGACTGGAGCGACGCGCGGTCCCGCCGCAAGGGACTGCCGACCTCGTACACGGCCCTGATGAAGACGCTGCGGGAGAAGCTGGACCGGGCATCCGCCACCAACGGTCGCTACTACCTGCTCACCTCCGCCACGTCGGCCTCCGGCTACCTCGTGCGGGGCATGGAGAACCAGAAGGCGCTGCGCTACCAGGACTACACCAACCTCATGGCGTACGACTACCACGGCTCCTGGAACGAGGTGGTCGGTCCGAACGCCGCCCTGCACGACGACGGCAAGGACCCGGAGCTGAGTGACCTGTACTCCACGCCGGAATATCAGAAGATCGGCTACTTCAACACCGACTGGGCCTTCCACCACCTGCGCGGTGCGATGCAGGCCGGGCGGATCAACATCGGCATCCCGTACTACACCCGGGGTTGGCGCAACGTCACCGGTGGCAGCAACGGAATGTGGGGCAGATCCGTCGGCAGCGACTGTCAGCCGGGTACCGGCCTGGTTCGTCCGTGCGGCGGCGGCGCGGTCGGCATCGACAACATCTGGCACGACCGCGACGCCAACGGTGGGGAGGTCGGCGCGGGGGTCAACCCGATGTGGCACGCCAAGAACCTGGAACGCGACCTCACCCCCCGCTACGCGAAGTCGGTCGGCCTCACGCCGGACAGCGACCCGAGCGACAGGCGCACCGGCACGTACGACCGGCACTGGGACGCGACCACCCGCACCGCCTGGTTGTGGAACCCGGAAAAGAAGACCTATCTCTCCATCCAGGACACCGAGGGCCTGGACCACGTCGTGGACTACGTCAACCGCAAGGGCGCGGGTGGCGTCATGATGTGGGAACTCTCCGGTGACTACGAGTGCCCGGCCGAGGCGACCACCGACAACCCCTGCGTGATGGGCTACACCCTGACCAACCGGTTGCACGAGCGGCTCCAGGGCGCCGCCGCGTACGGCGACAGCCGCGGCGCCGGCAGTTCGGTGCAGCGTCCGGCACTGGCCCTCGACGTGACAGTCGACCTGATCCGCTACCCGACCGACACGGCGAGTCTATGGCCGCTGACCCCGACCGTCCGGATCAGCAACAACACCGGGGTGACCATCGGTGGCGGCAGGGACAACGTCATCTCCTTCGACCTGCCGACTTCGACACCCCCGCTGATCAAGGACGGCAACTGGCAGGCCGGCGCCCAGGGCGGCCGGTGGAAGGTGCAGGCCGGGCACACCGGCCCGAATGTCGGCACCGGGCTCTCCGGCGCCTTCCACCGGGTCAGCCTCACCCTGGACTACTGCCAGATCATCCCGGCCGGGCAGAGCCTGGACGTGCCGATCATCTACTACATCCCGGCGACCGGGCCGGTGAACACCACCCTCAAGCTGGGCGGTACCACGTTCGCCTCGGTGCCGGAGCAGAACCGGGGTGCCGCGAAGGTGATCCCGGCGACCGGCGGATGCTCGGCGCCGGCCTGGGACGCCAGCAAGGTCTACAACCCGGCGACCCAGTCGGTGGAGAACATCAGCGTCAAGTACGCCGGAAAGGTCTGGCAGGCCAAGTGGTGGACCCAGGGCAACGTGCCCGGCACCGGGGCCAACTCGGACCTGGAACCCTGGCGGCTCATCGGTCCGGCCAGCTAG
- a CDS encoding ATP-binding protein: MPELAELWDAVQRLRVGTGGVVWIEGEPGIGKSSLVAAAAHVGRELGCQVSEGVADQLAHPPLLGVLLDCLEIRPRSTDPHRARIAEFLTDRRSVLDLADAGHAAAAVDMVVALVDELCTAGPMMLLVDDVQWADDASIDVCRRLASVAAYLPLLLVLSYRPGTHRSTARRLRDIAVRRDVVRVPLGPLAPESVRDLLAALVGVPPGGGLVRLAAQAVGNPLFLRELVESLVREDLLDIGAQAEVRDSVVGVVPRSLAAALEGRLSSVPAGTVELMRTAALLGGEFAVTELAALLGRPAIDFSADLQEAVTAGILVEAGPRMRFRHPLLRQALYDGVPAALRAALHLDVARALESTSVEPQRVAQHLLASGVVGDRWARRWLAEAGPVLAGWAPHLAAELLRREVDHDPGDEDVRVGLCMNLARVLIDGGEHEEAAQRVRQTLGLVVDPDDRGQLHWMLARALFSGGHNTAAVAHLHRALARADLPDAWRARLLASLAMFQRAGSGDLAAADATARDALRMAAVAGDAFATAYALTGLWASHSVRRQHRLALRSAEGAIEALGFVADHVDLRAFALHGRIFSLQNLSRWTDAEAALREARDFLRAANRMDDTTAGVTAAVLLFWLGRWDDALAELDAVAQDTSTSTYRGLRDGGPGRLWHGVSALIAGHRGERVRAAAHLRAGFDRPVVTVADRENLDFLLVARSLAAEQDGDLRMALDHLGALLDRRPGEMTLTHQWLPRFVRLALAVDDRSAAEAGVHACLAEAAAEQVPARAAASADRCRGLRSGDPATIRSAVAHYRASGVPVELAGTLEDLAVVLAERGDTAQARVALHEASDLYGGFGATWDIRRAEARLRSRGVRRGVRGTRANRSGHGWAALTPTERKVAMLVAAGRSTSDIAQNLFLTRRTTQTHISRILAKLGMRSRVEIAGAALREGLGGVVDR, from the coding sequence GTGCCCGAACTCGCGGAGCTGTGGGACGCCGTGCAACGGCTGCGTGTCGGCACCGGCGGCGTGGTCTGGATCGAGGGCGAGCCGGGGATCGGCAAGTCGTCCCTGGTGGCGGCCGCTGCCCACGTTGGCAGAGAGCTGGGCTGCCAGGTGTCCGAGGGTGTCGCCGACCAGCTGGCTCATCCGCCACTCCTGGGCGTGCTACTCGACTGCCTGGAAATCAGGCCGCGCTCGACCGATCCCCACCGGGCGCGGATCGCGGAGTTCCTGACCGACAGACGATCCGTCCTCGATCTGGCCGACGCCGGTCACGCCGCGGCGGCCGTGGACATGGTCGTCGCTCTGGTCGACGAATTGTGCACCGCCGGCCCGATGATGCTCCTCGTCGACGACGTGCAGTGGGCCGATGACGCGTCCATCGATGTGTGCCGCCGGCTGGCCTCGGTCGCCGCGTACCTGCCGTTACTGCTGGTCCTCTCCTACCGTCCCGGCACTCACCGGTCGACCGCGCGGCGGTTGCGCGACATCGCTGTCCGGCGGGACGTGGTCCGCGTCCCGCTCGGTCCCCTCGCCCCGGAGTCGGTCCGTGATCTGCTCGCCGCACTTGTGGGCGTGCCACCGGGGGGCGGACTCGTCCGGCTCGCCGCTCAGGCGGTCGGCAATCCACTCTTCCTGCGGGAACTGGTCGAGTCACTGGTTCGCGAAGACCTGCTGGACATCGGCGCGCAGGCCGAGGTGCGCGACTCGGTTGTCGGCGTGGTCCCGAGGTCGCTGGCCGCGGCCCTCGAAGGCAGGCTGAGTTCCGTCCCGGCCGGCACCGTCGAGCTGATGCGGACGGCCGCGCTGCTCGGCGGCGAATTCGCGGTCACCGAACTCGCCGCGCTGCTCGGCCGTCCGGCGATCGACTTCTCCGCCGACCTCCAGGAGGCGGTGACGGCAGGCATCCTGGTCGAGGCCGGCCCTCGGATGCGGTTCCGGCATCCGTTGCTCCGGCAGGCCCTGTACGACGGGGTGCCGGCCGCGTTGCGCGCCGCACTGCACCTGGACGTGGCACGGGCCTTGGAGTCCACCAGCGTCGAACCGCAGCGTGTGGCTCAGCATCTCCTCGCCTCCGGTGTTGTCGGGGACCGCTGGGCGCGGCGGTGGCTGGCCGAGGCCGGACCGGTGCTGGCCGGTTGGGCGCCGCACCTCGCGGCCGAGCTGCTCCGTCGCGAAGTGGACCACGATCCAGGTGACGAGGACGTACGGGTGGGGCTCTGCATGAACCTGGCGCGGGTCCTCATCGACGGAGGCGAGCACGAGGAAGCCGCCCAACGGGTGCGGCAGACCCTGGGGTTGGTCGTCGACCCGGACGACCGCGGGCAGCTGCACTGGATGCTCGCCCGCGCGCTGTTCAGTGGCGGGCACAACACCGCGGCGGTGGCCCACCTGCACCGGGCCCTCGCCCGAGCTGACCTACCCGACGCCTGGCGGGCCCGACTGCTCGCCTCGCTGGCGATGTTCCAGCGGGCGGGCTCCGGGGACCTGGCGGCGGCGGATGCCACCGCTCGGGACGCGCTGCGCATGGCAGCCGTGGCCGGAGACGCTTTCGCGACGGCGTACGCGCTGACGGGTCTCTGGGCCAGCCACTCCGTGCGACGGCAGCACCGGCTCGCCCTGCGCAGCGCGGAGGGGGCGATCGAGGCGCTGGGCTTCGTCGCCGACCACGTCGACCTGAGGGCGTTCGCCCTCCACGGACGGATCTTCTCGCTCCAGAACCTGAGCCGGTGGACGGACGCGGAGGCGGCGCTGCGTGAAGCCCGGGACTTTCTGCGCGCGGCCAACCGCATGGACGACACGACCGCCGGGGTGACCGCCGCCGTGTTGCTGTTCTGGCTGGGGCGGTGGGACGACGCCCTGGCCGAACTCGACGCGGTCGCGCAGGACACCTCGACGTCGACATACCGTGGGCTGCGCGACGGCGGCCCGGGGCGGCTCTGGCACGGTGTGTCCGCGCTCATCGCCGGCCATCGGGGCGAGCGGGTCAGGGCCGCCGCCCATCTTCGCGCGGGATTCGACCGCCCGGTCGTGACCGTCGCCGATCGGGAAAACCTCGACTTCCTGCTCGTGGCGCGGTCCCTCGCCGCCGAGCAGGACGGCGATCTGCGGATGGCGTTGGATCATTTGGGCGCTCTTCTCGACCGGCGGCCAGGGGAGATGACCCTGACCCACCAGTGGCTGCCCCGGTTCGTCCGACTCGCTCTCGCGGTCGACGACCGGTCAGCGGCGGAGGCCGGGGTACACGCCTGCCTGGCGGAGGCGGCGGCGGAGCAGGTGCCGGCGCGAGCCGCCGCGTCCGCTGATCGGTGTCGCGGCCTGCGCAGCGGCGACCCGGCGACTATTCGTTCCGCCGTGGCGCACTACCGGGCGAGCGGGGTGCCGGTGGAGCTCGCCGGGACGCTGGAGGATCTCGCTGTCGTCCTGGCCGAGCGGGGCGACACCGCGCAGGCGCGGGTCGCCCTGCACGAGGCGAGCGACCTGTACGGCGGGTTCGGCGCTACCTGGGACATCCGCCGGGCCGAGGCCAGGCTGCGCAGTCGCGGGGTACGGCGGGGTGTACGGGGTACCCGGGCCAACCGCTCCGGGCATGGCTGGGCCGCGCTGACGCCAACCGAACGGAAGGTCGCGATGCTTGTCGCGGCGGGCCGTTCGACGTCGGACATCGCGCAGAACCTGTTTCTCACCCGCCGGACGACCCAGACGCACATCTCGCGGATCCTCGCGAAACTCGGCATGCGCAGCCGGGTGGAGATCGCGGGCGCGGCGCTGCGCGAGGGCCTGGGCGGCGTCGTGGACCGCTGA
- a CDS encoding glycoside hydrolase family 9 protein encodes MAAVQQMFHQEGVQVAALQEAGSEPPPGAVWTDRQFTEAGVTEHLYNIGTNDRPDLVQIYWADPGQRRNGLAIVTRETVSDGVILPVHSRFNSRPMMGVQIGTDWYFTAHALSNGANRANDAADIIETARQFMAGRPTGEWMVLADFNQDPARMPAALQSHIVAAGQPTHEGGEELDFAYASNGNNNTINAEVRGGNSDHRYVRYVVNAGCGSGGGLAPRTTAERDCYAPVPGDTYRFFARHLEHAVIALKTNDGDDIGPHVRTPRGSLDEALQVRFSTAGGQYQLAWPQVDPATERCLSWDANSRSTGSTLCSEQAEVSRWQFKDGQIFTPGLGGSLQPSANALGARLVVGQDFYQWRPEPRNGIGPRWDPIGEFRDATPAGSETHFPDLDGDGDADHVIVQPDGRIPAWRNDGARSTWTALGDISPPDRGTPGTVHFGDLDGDDRDDYLRLLTADESPSGTRVIWMSRNESDGAQKRWGSPTTVANNLLYENPRFVDIDGDGDDDLINSDRLSNASLWENRSPGRMPVPGDWHSVSGFATPADGYYQTSFSDVTGDRRADVLRVDYPSGKVLAWENTGAPWSATTGWRSLGPIRDDGPFAGTTGLFADLDADLIGDFVLVSAVSGGLDGWLLPRYGSADPGPGQPGQGGGQDLPAGTLPAYDGGPPRPQLDGRLLQNSTFTGTDKPWWVNAGMTPKLDGGTFCVTAPASTNPWDVLVGHNSIYLPGGATYTLRFRARTNTAANPLIYLAPFDNPTNVTYLNKGFTTGTAWKEYEYSITTTYPEPYRLAQLQFRLGKSTTPYEFCMDDVTLTGAEYAYRADAGPDLKVNQHGYLPNGPKRATLLYGASHAVPWTLRRAGGGATVATGRTTPTGFDASASAITHVIDFSHVTTTGRFELVYDGWVDKPSHPFDIRADLYDRLRTDATRFFYTNRSGIAIDGGIAGAAYARPAGHVAESPGGGDTQVPCQQPKAFLNNWTCSYRLDVTGGWYDAGDHGKYVVNGGIATYQLLSAWERNRPAALGDGTLAVPERGNGVPDILDEARWNLDFMLKMQVPDGLPLAGMVHHKVHDETWTGPPMLPHQDRKPRELHRPSTAATLNLAAVAAQAARIYQPYDAGYAGRLRAAAERAYAAARANPAVFAPYEDRSGGGPYNDGDVSDEFYWAAAELYLTTKDATYLSAVRASRFHTAGTAFSQNGFYWGSVAALAHLDLARFGTELSDREQIKGWVVAAADRLISFQKAERFGQTYTPTTGRYDWGSNASMLNNQVVLATAHDLTGNDRYADAVFEGLDYLLGRNALGQSYITGYGSNDAKNQHSRWYAKSFDARLPNPPVGSVAGGPNSSLQDPLSASWLHGCAPQLCYVDNLEAWSVNEITINWNSALTWVAAFAADVAGRR; translated from the coding sequence GTGGCCGCTGTGCAGCAGATGTTCCACCAGGAAGGGGTGCAGGTCGCCGCGCTCCAGGAGGCGGGCAGCGAACCTCCCCCCGGGGCGGTGTGGACCGATCGTCAGTTCACCGAGGCCGGCGTCACCGAGCATCTGTACAACATCGGCACGAACGACCGCCCGGACTTAGTGCAGATCTACTGGGCCGACCCCGGTCAACGACGAAACGGCCTGGCCATCGTCACCCGGGAGACGGTGAGCGACGGCGTGATCCTGCCGGTGCATTCGCGGTTCAACTCGCGGCCGATGATGGGCGTCCAGATCGGCACCGACTGGTATTTCACCGCCCACGCGCTGTCCAACGGTGCGAACCGCGCCAACGACGCCGCCGACATCATCGAGACGGCGCGGCAGTTCATGGCTGGCCGCCCCACCGGCGAATGGATGGTGCTCGCCGACTTCAACCAGGACCCGGCACGGATGCCTGCCGCGTTGCAGAGCCACATCGTCGCGGCGGGCCAGCCCACCCACGAGGGCGGCGAAGAGCTGGACTTCGCCTATGCCAGCAACGGGAACAACAACACCATCAACGCCGAGGTTCGCGGCGGGAACTCCGACCACAGGTACGTCCGTTATGTCGTGAACGCCGGCTGCGGCTCCGGCGGTGGTCTCGCGCCCCGGACGACCGCCGAGCGGGACTGCTACGCCCCGGTCCCCGGCGACACGTACCGCTTCTTCGCCCGCCACCTAGAGCACGCGGTGATCGCGTTGAAGACGAACGACGGCGACGACATCGGACCACACGTCAGGACGCCGCGCGGCAGCCTCGACGAGGCCCTACAGGTGCGCTTCAGCACGGCGGGAGGCCAGTACCAGCTCGCCTGGCCGCAGGTCGACCCGGCGACCGAGCGGTGTCTGTCCTGGGACGCGAACTCCCGGAGCACCGGCAGCACCCTCTGCTCGGAGCAGGCAGAGGTGTCCCGGTGGCAGTTCAAGGACGGGCAGATCTTCACGCCTGGGCTCGGCGGCTCCCTGCAACCCTCCGCCAACGCTCTCGGAGCGCGGCTGGTGGTCGGGCAGGACTTCTACCAGTGGCGGCCGGAGCCCCGCAACGGCATCGGCCCGCGCTGGGACCCGATCGGTGAGTTCCGGGACGCCACCCCGGCCGGCTCGGAGACCCACTTCCCCGACCTCGACGGCGACGGCGACGCCGATCACGTCATCGTTCAGCCCGACGGTCGGATACCGGCGTGGCGCAACGACGGCGCCCGATCCACCTGGACCGCCCTCGGTGACATCAGCCCGCCGGACCGGGGTACGCCCGGGACGGTGCACTTCGGCGACCTCGACGGCGACGACCGGGACGACTACCTCCGGTTGCTGACCGCTGACGAGTCGCCCAGCGGGACCCGGGTCATCTGGATGTCCCGCAACGAGTCCGACGGCGCGCAGAAACGATGGGGGTCACCCACCACCGTCGCCAACAACCTGCTCTACGAGAACCCGCGCTTCGTCGACATCGACGGCGACGGAGACGACGACCTGATCAACTCGGATCGGCTGAGCAACGCCAGCCTCTGGGAGAACCGGTCCCCGGGCCGGATGCCGGTGCCGGGCGACTGGCACTCGGTCAGCGGCTTCGCGACCCCCGCCGACGGCTATTACCAGACGTCGTTCTCGGATGTCACAGGTGACCGCCGGGCCGACGTGCTGCGCGTCGACTACCCCAGCGGCAAGGTGCTGGCCTGGGAGAACACCGGCGCTCCGTGGAGCGCGACGACCGGCTGGCGGTCGCTGGGCCCGATCCGTGACGATGGCCCGTTCGCCGGCACCACCGGCCTGTTCGCCGACCTCGACGCCGACCTGATCGGCGACTTCGTCCTGGTCAGCGCCGTCTCGGGTGGTCTCGACGGTTGGCTGCTGCCCCGGTACGGCAGCGCGGATCCCGGCCCGGGACAGCCCGGCCAGGGCGGCGGGCAGGACCTGCCGGCGGGAACGCTGCCGGCGTACGACGGTGGGCCACCGCGACCGCAGCTCGACGGCCGGCTGTTGCAGAACAGCACGTTCACCGGCACGGACAAGCCGTGGTGGGTGAACGCCGGAATGACGCCGAAACTGGACGGCGGGACCTTCTGCGTGACCGCGCCCGCGTCCACCAACCCGTGGGACGTCCTGGTCGGCCACAACAGCATCTACCTGCCCGGCGGCGCCACGTACACGCTGCGGTTCCGCGCCCGGACGAACACGGCGGCGAACCCGCTGATCTACCTCGCGCCCTTCGACAACCCGACCAATGTCACGTACCTGAACAAGGGCTTCACCACCGGCACCGCCTGGAAGGAGTACGAGTACAGCATCACCACGACCTACCCGGAGCCGTACCGGTTGGCCCAGCTCCAGTTCCGGCTCGGTAAGTCCACGACGCCGTACGAGTTCTGCATGGACGACGTGACGCTCACCGGCGCCGAGTACGCGTACCGGGCCGACGCCGGGCCGGACCTCAAGGTGAACCAGCACGGCTACCTGCCCAACGGGCCCAAACGGGCGACGTTGCTGTACGGCGCGTCCCACGCGGTGCCGTGGACGCTGCGCCGGGCGGGCGGCGGCGCGACGGTGGCGACGGGTCGGACCACCCCGACCGGCTTCGACGCGTCGGCCAGCGCCATCACCCACGTCATCGACTTCAGCCACGTCACGACCACCGGCCGATTCGAGTTGGTGTACGACGGCTGGGTCGACAAGCCCAGTCACCCGTTCGACATCCGCGCGGACCTGTACGACCGGCTGCGCACCGACGCGACCCGCTTCTTCTACACCAACCGCAGTGGCATCGCGATCGACGGGGGCATCGCCGGGGCGGCGTACGCCCGCCCGGCCGGGCACGTCGCGGAGTCACCAGGCGGTGGCGACACCCAGGTGCCCTGCCAGCAGCCGAAAGCGTTCCTGAACAACTGGACCTGCTCCTACCGACTGGACGTCACCGGCGGCTGGTACGACGCCGGCGACCACGGCAAGTACGTCGTCAACGGTGGCATCGCCACGTACCAACTCCTGTCGGCCTGGGAGCGCAACCGGCCGGCGGCGCTCGGCGACGGCACCCTCGCCGTGCCGGAACGTGGCAACGGTGTCCCGGACATCCTCGACGAGGCCCGCTGGAACCTCGACTTCATGCTGAAGATGCAGGTGCCCGACGGTCTCCCCCTGGCCGGTATGGTCCACCACAAGGTTCACGACGAGACCTGGACCGGGCCGCCGATGCTGCCGCACCAGGACCGGAAACCCCGGGAACTGCACCGCCCGTCGACAGCGGCCACCCTGAACCTGGCCGCCGTGGCGGCTCAGGCAGCGAGGATCTACCAGCCGTACGACGCCGGCTACGCCGGCCGGCTGCGCGCGGCGGCCGAACGCGCGTACGCCGCGGCCCGGGCCAACCCGGCGGTCTTCGCGCCGTACGAGGACCGCAGCGGCGGGGGGCCCTACAACGACGGGGACGTCTCCGACGAGTTCTACTGGGCCGCGGCCGAGCTGTACCTGACCACAAAGGACGCCACCTACCTCAGCGCTGTCCGGGCCAGCCGGTTCCACACCGCCGGTACGGCCTTCAGCCAGAACGGTTTCTACTGGGGTTCGGTGGCCGCGCTGGCCCACCTCGATCTGGCGCGGTTCGGCACCGAGTTGAGCGACCGTGAGCAGATCAAGGGATGGGTGGTCGCCGCCGCGGACCGGTTGATCTCGTTCCAGAAGGCCGAGCGCTTCGGGCAGACCTACACCCCCACCACGGGACGCTACGACTGGGGCTCGAACGCGTCCATGCTGAACAACCAGGTCGTCCTGGCCACCGCCCACGACCTCACCGGCAACGACAGGTACGCCGACGCCGTCTTCGAGGGGCTCGACTACCTGCTGGGCCGAAACGCCCTCGGGCAGTCCTACATCACCGGCTACGGCAGCAACGACGCGAAGAACCAGCACAGCCGGTGGTACGCGAAATCGTTCGACGCCCGGTTGCCGAACCCGCCGGTGGGATCGGTTGCCGGTGGGCCCAACTCCAGCCTCCAGGACCCGCTCTCGGCGAGTTGGTTACACGGGTGCGCCCCACAGCTCTGCTACGTCGACAATCTCGAAGCCTGGTCGGTCAACGAGATCACCATCAACTGGAACTCCGCACTGACCTGGGTTGCCGCATTCGCCGCCGACGTGGCTGGCCGTCGATGA